The Thiorhodovibrio litoralis genome includes a window with the following:
- a CDS encoding DDE-type integrase/transposase/recombinase gives MSDDNGLGDPDGWARLRFAIIGPLLADPAPANALGARLKALAAKSWRHPVTGRAVSFSFGTLERWYYLARDAQDPVTALRPRRRSDAGEQRALSPRLMDAVQAQYRDYPGWTVQLHYDNLAALCAGDQTLGPLPSYATVRRFMKRAGLHRRRVPARKTPGAEQAARRLEACEVRSYEAQYVHALWHLDFHHGSRKVLTRGGVWVKPLLLAVIDDHSRLICHLQWYLDETTETLVHGLGQALHKRGLPRALMSDNGAAMQAEEFTAGLHALGILHEPTLPYSPYQNAKQERFWATLEGRLMAMLKDIAELSLPQLNTLTQAWVEQEYHRKVHSETAATPLARLLDAPNVGRPCPDSEQVRGAFRCRVQRRQRRSDGTLSLAGKRFEVPARLRHLEQLHIAYARWDLSAVDVVDPHSGAILCRLYPLDKAANASGQRRRLEPAGAPPPPSQRATTLPPLLRDLLAEYAATGLPPAYLPKHDDLESSR, from the coding sequence ATGTCCGATGACAACGGCCTCGGTGATCCCGATGGTTGGGCGCGGTTGCGCTTTGCCATTATTGGTCCTTTATTGGCTGATCCTGCGCCGGCGAACGCGCTGGGCGCGCGGCTGAAGGCGCTAGCGGCCAAGTCATGGCGTCATCCGGTGACTGGGCGGGCGGTCAGTTTTAGCTTTGGGACCTTGGAGCGCTGGTATTACCTCGCACGCGATGCCCAAGACCCGGTGACCGCACTGCGCCCGCGCCGGCGCAGCGATGCCGGGGAGCAGCGCGCGCTGAGTCCGCGCCTGATGGATGCGGTGCAAGCCCAGTACCGCGACTACCCCGGTTGGACGGTGCAGCTGCATTACGACAACCTCGCCGCCTTGTGCGCGGGCGATCAGACCCTGGGGCCGCTGCCCTCCTATGCCACCGTGCGCCGCTTCATGAAGCGCGCGGGCTTGCACCGCCGGCGTGTCCCGGCGCGCAAGACGCCGGGCGCTGAACAGGCCGCGCGGCGCCTGGAGGCCTGCGAGGTGCGCAGCTATGAAGCCCAGTATGTCCATGCCTTGTGGCATCTGGACTTTCATCATGGCTCGCGCAAAGTCCTCACCCGGGGTGGCGTCTGGGTCAAGCCCCTGCTGCTGGCGGTCATTGACGATCACTCCCGCCTGATCTGCCATCTGCAGTGGTACCTCGATGAGACCACCGAGACCTTGGTCCATGGCCTGGGGCAGGCGTTGCACAAGCGCGGGCTGCCGCGCGCCTTGATGAGCGATAACGGCGCGGCAATGCAGGCCGAGGAGTTCACCGCCGGATTGCACGCCCTGGGCATCCTCCATGAGCCGACCCTGCCGTACAGCCCGTATCAGAACGCCAAGCAGGAGCGCTTCTGGGCCACGCTGGAAGGCCGCCTGATGGCGATGCTCAAGGACATCGCGGAGCTGAGTCTGCCTCAGCTCAACACCCTCACTCAGGCGTGGGTGGAGCAGGAGTACCACCGCAAGGTCCACAGCGAGACTGCCGCCACGCCGCTTGCGCGTCTTCTCGATGCGCCCAACGTGGGGCGCCCCTGTCCGGACAGCGAGCAGGTCCGCGGCGCTTTTCGTTGTCGCGTCCAACGCCGTCAGCGCCGCAGCGATGGGACGCTCAGCCTGGCGGGCAAGCGCTTCGAGGTGCCGGCGCGCTTGCGTCACCTTGAGCAACTGCATATCGCTTATGCCCGCTGGGATCTGAGTGCTGTGGACGTGGTTGATCCCCACTCGGGCGCCATCCTCTGCCGCCTCTATCCCCTCGATAAAGCCGCCAATGCCTCCGGGCAGCGTCGGCGCCTTGAGCCCGCCGGCGCACCGCCACCGCCATCACAACGCGCCACGACGCTGCCACCGTTGCTGCGCGACTTGCTCGCCGAGTATGCCGCCACCGGTCTGCCGCCGGCCTATCTGCCAAAACACGATGACCTGGAATCCAGTCGATGA
- a CDS encoding ExeA family protein, with product MNKTLLALYGLKFNPFSPELPTAALHRSAPVEQFCWRIEQSLIREGGFALIQGDPGTGKSAVLRLLDERLRQLPDISVGALTHPSSKVADFYREMGDLFAVDLKPHNRWGGFKILRERWLAHLETTLLRPVLLIDEAQEMHPTVLNELRLLTSMQFDSRTLLSVILAGDGRLATKLRREELLPLGSRIRTRLSMEYASREALVACLEHLQHSAGNASLMSAGLMKTLAEHALGNYRVLTTMAAELLAQAARLERAQLDEQLYLEVFGSAAGNARQRPSARAGA from the coding sequence ATGAACAAGACCCTGCTGGCCCTCTATGGACTGAAGTTCAATCCGTTCTCCCCGGAGCTGCCGACGGCGGCACTGCATCGCAGCGCGCCGGTGGAGCAGTTTTGCTGGCGCATCGAGCAGAGCCTGATCCGCGAAGGCGGTTTTGCGCTCATTCAAGGTGATCCGGGTACCGGCAAGAGTGCGGTACTGCGCCTGCTCGATGAGCGTCTGCGCCAGCTGCCCGATATCAGCGTTGGGGCGCTCACGCATCCCAGCTCGAAGGTGGCGGACTTCTACCGCGAGATGGGCGATCTGTTCGCCGTTGACCTCAAGCCCCATAACCGCTGGGGTGGCTTCAAGATCCTGCGCGAGCGCTGGCTGGCGCATCTGGAGACGACGCTGTTGCGCCCGGTGTTGCTCATCGACGAGGCGCAGGAGATGCATCCGACGGTGCTCAATGAGCTGCGTCTGCTGACCTCCATGCAGTTCGATTCGCGCACGTTGTTGAGCGTGATCCTGGCCGGCGATGGCCGCCTGGCGACCAAGCTGCGCCGTGAGGAGTTGCTGCCGCTGGGCAGTCGTATCCGTACGCGCCTGAGTATGGAGTATGCCAGTCGCGAGGCGCTGGTCGCCTGCCTGGAGCATTTACAACACAGTGCCGGCAATGCGAGTCTGATGAGCGCAGGGCTGATGAAGACGCTCGCTGAGCATGCGTTGGGCAATTATCGCGTGCTCACGACCATGGCGGCAGAATTGCTGGCGCAGGCTGCTCGGCTCGAACGCGCGCAGCTCGATGAACAACTCTACCTTGAGGTGTTTGGTTCAGCGGCGGGCAACGCCCGCCAACGCCCGAGTGCCAGGGCGGGCGCCTGA
- a CDS encoding DNA-primase RepB domain-containing protein, whose amino-acid sequence MSRLSAERPHQAMTAARHTAVMLEAWHDAGIVRADLAVRTAKATMLWFHDRSLDQLPLGLARARNVQQADIYIRPARGYPWPMVFLDDVARPMAQRIARHYAALVVQTSTLGGCHLWLRLTRALDEAQRCDVQRWLIPRVGADPGSVSGEHLGRLAGMKNAKRGGEWVNVLRRPSPQERVWDPTPALPTMAPAPPPVVNCAPRARLSTGDPSESAREWGWVCGALEAGLAPTTVYQRLLERASPRRGADAERYARYTLARAIRQSARGN is encoded by the coding sequence ATGAGCCGCTTGAGCGCTGAGCGCCCGCACCAGGCCATGACAGCGGCAAGACACACCGCCGTGATGCTTGAGGCATGGCACGACGCTGGCATCGTGCGTGCCGATTTGGCGGTGCGCACCGCCAAGGCGACGATGCTGTGGTTCCATGATCGCTCTTTGGATCAGCTTCCGTTGGGGCTGGCCAGAGCGCGCAATGTCCAACAGGCCGATATTTATATCCGTCCAGCCCGCGGCTATCCCTGGCCAATGGTGTTTCTCGATGATGTCGCACGGCCGATGGCGCAGCGCATCGCTCGGCACTATGCGGCCCTGGTGGTGCAGACTTCGACGCTCGGGGGCTGCCACCTGTGGCTACGGCTGACCCGCGCGCTCGATGAGGCGCAGCGCTGTGATGTGCAGCGTTGGCTGATCCCGCGCGTTGGCGCCGATCCGGGCTCGGTCTCCGGTGAGCACCTCGGTCGGCTCGCCGGGATGAAGAATGCCAAGCGTGGCGGGGAGTGGGTCAATGTCCTTCGGCGACCAAGCCCGCAGGAGCGCGTCTGGGATCCAACTCCGGCCTTGCCAACGATGGCTCCGGCTCCGCCGCCGGTCGTCAACTGCGCTCCACGGGCGCGCTTATCCACCGGTGATCCGTCCGAATCTGCCCGCGAATGGGGCTGGGTCTGCGGCGCTCTTGAGGCCGGCCTTGCACCGACCACGGTCTACCAACGCTTGCTCGAGCGCGCGTCCCCGCGTCGCGGAGCCGATGCCGAGCGCTATGCCCGCTACACCCTCGCTCGCGCCATTCGCCAGAGCGCTAGAGGCAACTGA
- a CDS encoding tyrosine-type recombinase/integrase: MSFKWLGNGSRNYRDYAHKTLFTLLAVTGLRPAEAYALCRDDITHDGLTIRKTKFGKSRLVPIHESTRCALAHYLEQRARVGWNDAHVFVSLAGRPLSACLVSRLFRQLLQTAGLPERPGRPRVHDLRHRFATRALEACSGSREHIGAHMLALTTYLGHAHVGSTYWYLESTPQLMTDIAARCEDFVWGEPS, from the coding sequence ATGTCCTTCAAATGGCTTGGAAATGGGTCCCGCAATTATCGTGATTACGCTCACAAGACTCTGTTCACGCTCCTCGCCGTCACTGGACTGCGGCCGGCAGAAGCCTACGCATTGTGCCGTGATGACATCACCCACGACGGATTAACCATCCGTAAGACCAAGTTCGGAAAATCCCGCTTGGTCCCGATCCACGAATCCACCCGTTGCGCCTTGGCGCACTATCTGGAGCAGCGCGCACGGGTCGGCTGGAATGACGCGCATGTGTTCGTGTCTTTAGCCGGACGCCCTCTCTCTGCGTGCCTCGTCTCGCGCCTCTTCAGGCAACTCCTGCAGACAGCTGGACTGCCGGAGCGCCCCGGACGACCGCGCGTTCACGATCTTCGTCATCGGTTTGCCACCCGTGCGCTGGAGGCCTGTTCCGGATCCCGCGAGCATATTGGTGCTCATATGCTCGCGCTGACAACTTACCTTGGGCATGCCCATGTCGGAAGTACCTACTGGTATCTCGAAAGTACCCCGCAATTGATGACCGACATCGCCGCTCGCTGCGAGGACTTTGTCTGGGGAGAACCATCATGA
- a CDS encoding tyrosine-type recombinase/integrase, with amino-acid sequence MTAIAPHITAFLRERLPQQRGASEHTCQSYAYAFQLLFLYASERFHVKPSALTLEQLDAPLIMDFLEQLETKRGNTASTRNARLAAIKSFMRFCEYREPAVLEQSRCILAVPFKRTDVTLIDHLNIAEMEAVLNAPDLKVRDGLRDRAMLHLCFSAGLRVSELVSLPLAALDLQSSPSIRVQGKGRRERCLPLWKHAATDLRAWLAVRGEAFAPELFLNARSQPMTRSGFEYILRKHVRTACEHCPSLKGKRVSPHVLRHTCAMMILQATGDLRKVSLWLGHADMQTTEVYVRADPTDKLEAITAITPPDLKRGRFRMPDKLIASLQRS; translated from the coding sequence ATGACGGCGATTGCTCCGCACATCACGGCGTTCTTGCGCGAGCGCCTTCCCCAGCAGCGCGGCGCCAGTGAGCACACCTGTCAGAGTTACGCATACGCCTTCCAACTCCTGTTCCTCTACGCGAGCGAACGCTTCCACGTGAAGCCCTCCGCGCTGACGCTCGAGCAGCTCGACGCTCCGCTCATCATGGATTTCCTCGAACAGCTCGAGACGAAGCGAGGCAACACGGCCAGCACCCGAAACGCGCGATTGGCTGCCATCAAATCCTTTATGCGATTCTGTGAGTATCGCGAGCCCGCCGTCCTTGAGCAGAGCCGCTGCATTCTCGCCGTTCCGTTCAAACGCACCGACGTTACGCTGATCGACCACCTGAACATCGCCGAGATGGAGGCGGTCCTCAACGCCCCGGACCTGAAGGTGCGCGACGGCCTACGCGACCGGGCCATGTTGCACCTGTGCTTCTCGGCAGGATTGCGGGTGTCAGAGTTGGTGAGCTTGCCCTTAGCCGCGCTGGACCTGCAGTCATCACCCAGTATCCGTGTCCAAGGCAAAGGGCGGCGCGAGCGCTGCCTGCCTCTGTGGAAACACGCCGCCACCGATCTTCGGGCCTGGTTGGCGGTCCGCGGCGAGGCGTTCGCACCGGAGCTGTTCCTCAACGCGCGCAGCCAACCGATGACCCGTTCCGGGTTCGAGTACATTCTGCGCAAGCATGTGCGCACCGCCTGCGAGCATTGTCCATCGTTGAAGGGCAAGCGGGTCTCTCCACACGTCCTGAGGCATACCTGCGCAATGATGATCCTGCAGGCCACCGGAGACCTGCGGAAAGTCTCATTGTGGTTGGGTCACGCGGACATGCAAACGACGGAGGTGTATGTGCGTGCCGATCCGACCGATAAACTTGAAGCGATCACAGCCATCACACCGCCAGATCTAAAAAGAGGGCGATTCCGAATGCCCGACAAACTAATTGCATCTCTGCAGCGGAGCTGA
- a CDS encoding glycosyltransferase: protein MKPGRILCVTSSLPRWSGDSSTAFVLHLAQDLQTLGWQVDLLAPHALGAATAERLDGVPVERFRYLYPASQQTVCYQGGALVNLRRRPLDRLKLPALVAAEGLAVVRRLASRRYDILHSHWILPQGFVGQLSHVIGDLPHVVTVHGGDLFGLRSPLMQRFKRFVLNRADAVTVNSAFTEQGVRALAPKPLRLERIPMGVTSEPLDSGQCQRSQEVRARYRCGAGPLLIFVGRLIEEKGAADLIQATAQLRADYPNIRSLILGDGPERQALEQFAAVHSVRDQVHFAGWIDPAEIPVWLNAADIFVGPSRTAANGWVEAQGLTFIEAMMARLPVIASRLGGIPDAVIHEHTGLLVDERAPDQIAAAVHRLTTEPSLAKCLANKAYHHATIHFSRAASARAFDVLFRQLMSRRKRDYK, encoded by the coding sequence GTGAAACCGGGCCGCATCCTCTGTGTCACCTCCAGCCTCCCGCGCTGGAGCGGCGACAGCAGTACCGCGTTCGTACTGCATCTGGCCCAGGATCTCCAGACCTTGGGCTGGCAGGTCGATCTGCTCGCGCCCCATGCCCTCGGCGCGGCTACCGCCGAACGGCTTGATGGCGTTCCGGTCGAGCGCTTCCGCTATCTCTATCCCGCCAGCCAGCAGACAGTCTGTTATCAGGGCGGCGCGCTGGTCAATCTACGCCGCCGCCCGCTTGACCGACTCAAGCTGCCCGCTTTGGTTGCCGCCGAAGGGCTTGCCGTTGTGCGCCGGCTTGCGAGTCGCCGCTATGACATCCTACATAGCCACTGGATATTGCCCCAAGGCTTTGTCGGTCAGTTGAGCCACGTTATCGGCGACCTGCCCCATGTGGTTACAGTTCATGGCGGTGACCTGTTCGGCCTGCGTTCACCGCTGATGCAGCGCTTCAAGCGCTTCGTCCTAAACCGTGCTGACGCCGTCACCGTCAACAGTGCCTTTACCGAACAGGGCGTACGCGCGTTGGCCCCCAAACCGCTTCGCCTTGAGCGCATCCCCATGGGCGTGACTAGCGAGCCACTTGATAGCGGACAATGCCAGCGCAGTCAGGAAGTTCGCGCACGCTACCGGTGTGGGGCAGGGCCGCTGCTGATTTTTGTCGGTCGGTTGATCGAGGAAAAGGGCGCGGCGGATTTGATTCAAGCGACCGCCCAGCTCCGAGCGGACTACCCCAACATTCGCTCACTCATCCTTGGCGATGGCCCCGAACGACAAGCACTCGAACAATTCGCCGCAGTACACTCTGTCCGCGACCAAGTGCACTTTGCCGGCTGGATCGACCCAGCCGAGATCCCCGTTTGGCTCAATGCCGCTGACATCTTTGTTGGCCCATCGCGCACTGCCGCCAACGGCTGGGTCGAGGCCCAGGGGTTAACCTTCATTGAGGCCATGATGGCGCGTCTCCCCGTCATCGCCAGCCGCCTTGGCGGCATCCCCGATGCCGTCATACACGAGCATACGGGTTTGCTGGTCGACGAGCGCGCACCAGATCAGATTGCCGCCGCAGTACATCGACTGACAACCGAACCTTCGCTCGCAAAATGTTTGGCCAACAAGGCATACCATCACGCCACAATCCACTTCTCGCGCGCAGCGAGCGCCAGGGCATTCGACGTGCTTTTCAGACAGCTGATGAGTCGACGTAAGAGGGATTACAAGTGA
- a CDS encoding glycosyltransferase family 2 protein, translated as MKLIVQLPCYNEEQTLAATLADIPRAIPGIDCIELLVIDDGSRDRTAAVALEYGVHHLIRHKHNLGLARAFRNGLDASLQQCADIIVNTDADNQYVGADIAKLVAPILAGEADMVIGDRQTDGIAHFSPLKKRLQRLGSMAVRRLAGIDVPDTVSGFRAFSREAALRLNIVSNFSYTIETVIQAGKRDLTVVSVPIRTNATARPSRLFRSIPQFIGQSLITMIRMYAMYKPLRVFFYLGAALIGLGLLPVLRFLYFYIQGGGAGHIQSLQLGGVLLLIGVFAWLIGLVADLISFNRQLLEMTLERVRRLELDSPARDARPNATGPAMGQGTPKALTSEQQPRSTSG; from the coding sequence GTGAAACTCATCGTCCAGCTTCCCTGTTATAACGAGGAGCAAACGCTTGCGGCCACCTTGGCTGATATCCCGCGCGCTATACCTGGGATCGACTGCATTGAGCTTCTGGTAATCGACGACGGCAGCAGGGATCGCACCGCCGCTGTGGCGCTGGAATACGGAGTCCATCATCTGATCCGCCACAAGCACAACCTAGGGCTGGCGCGAGCCTTTCGTAATGGCCTGGATGCCAGTCTGCAACAGTGCGCTGACATTATCGTCAATACCGATGCCGACAATCAGTATGTCGGTGCTGACATCGCTAAGCTGGTTGCGCCCATCCTCGCCGGGGAAGCCGACATGGTTATCGGCGACCGTCAGACCGATGGGATCGCGCATTTTTCCCCCCTCAAAAAGCGGCTTCAGCGACTCGGCAGCATGGCGGTGCGCCGGCTTGCTGGGATTGATGTCCCCGACACGGTCAGCGGTTTCCGCGCATTCTCCCGCGAAGCGGCCCTTCGGCTCAACATTGTTTCCAATTTCAGCTACACCATCGAAACCGTCATTCAGGCCGGTAAACGGGATCTGACGGTGGTCTCGGTTCCCATTCGCACGAATGCCACGGCGCGTCCCTCACGCCTGTTCCGCAGCATTCCGCAGTTTATCGGTCAATCGCTGATCACCATGATCCGCATGTACGCCATGTACAAGCCGTTGCGGGTGTTTTTCTATCTCGGCGCGGCGCTGATTGGCTTGGGTCTGCTGCCGGTTTTGAGGTTTTTGTATTTCTACATCCAGGGTGGCGGTGCAGGGCATATTCAGTCGCTGCAACTCGGCGGTGTGCTCCTGCTTATTGGCGTCTTTGCCTGGTTGATCGGGCTAGTCGCCGATCTGATCTCATTCAACCGCCAGTTACTGGAAATGACGCTAGAGCGGGTGCGCCGGCTTGAACTGGACAGCCCAGCGCGAGACGCCCGGCCGAACGCAACCGGCCCGGCGATGGGTCAAGGCACTCCCAAGGCGCTGACGTCCGAGCAGCAACCGAGAAGCACCTCTGGGTGA
- a CDS encoding pilin has translation MRKHQQGFTLIELMIVVAIIGILAAIALPAYQDYTKKAKVSEIVLAASAARTCVTEVVASQTPITTAAIAGCDDGFQATQYAKSMTIAGTTAAPTITVTGSVPDSVTITLTGSVMGATVGKWTCSGSPTKLMPGSCR, from the coding sequence ATGCGTAAGCATCAACAAGGCTTTACCTTGATCGAACTCATGATCGTGGTGGCGATCATTGGTATTTTGGCAGCCATTGCATTGCCGGCCTACCAGGATTACACGAAAAAGGCAAAGGTTTCTGAAATCGTTCTCGCCGCGAGCGCTGCGCGTACCTGTGTTACGGAGGTTGTCGCTAGCCAGACCCCGATCACAACAGCCGCCATTGCTGGCTGTGATGACGGCTTTCAAGCTACGCAGTATGCAAAAAGTATGACCATTGCTGGTACAACAGCAGCCCCAACGATTACCGTAACGGGATCCGTGCCCGACTCAGTAACCATTACCTTAACTGGATCTGTAATGGGTGCAACCGTCGGCAAATGGACGTGTTCCGGTTCGCCGACCAAGCTTATGCCTGGCTCTTGCCGTTAA
- a CDS encoding tetratricopeptide repeat protein produces the protein MQTIHFNTAMAITGLSRSSLWRRISTNQGSSETVGEVRGHTRVRINLDSALAWAKLSLQDDDRELILSADAEHADAQCDLGLLLLEVGHPKRAIYWLEKAAAQGFADAMQWLSQCYARGDGVEPDEAQAAVWLKKAAQHGSVIAQRQVEALGL, from the coding sequence ATGCAAACCATCCATTTCAACACTGCCATGGCTATTACTGGCCTCAGCCGTAGCAGCCTGTGGCGACGCATCAGCACGAATCAGGGATCTAGCGAGACTGTCGGTGAGGTACGCGGCCACACTCGGGTCCGCATTAACCTCGATAGCGCGCTGGCATGGGCCAAGCTGAGCTTGCAGGACGATGATCGCGAACTGATCCTCTCCGCCGATGCCGAGCACGCCGATGCCCAGTGTGATCTCGGCTTGCTGCTGCTTGAAGTCGGGCACCCAAAGCGTGCAATCTACTGGTTGGAAAAGGCCGCCGCGCAGGGGTTCGCGGATGCCATGCAGTGGCTCAGTCAGTGCTATGCGCGTGGGGATGGTGTGGAGCCAGACGAAGCGCAAGCGGCCGTCTGGCTAAAAAAGGCAGCACAGCATGGCAGCGTGATCGCGCAGCGCCAGGTGGAAGCGCTGGGGCTTTAA
- a CDS encoding HVO_A0114 family putative DNA-binding protein — MKAIIEVGHRSSIFDAVADQMADARSGRSVDYQLRFESAQTLFAELTSQRLELLDHLRRIGPCHAEELAAKLPVAGDPQVLSQHLDRLETLGLLERNEDGTLSVPFTSIEIILPLARVA; from the coding sequence ATGAAAGCCATCATTGAAGTTGGTCACCGCAGCTCGATCTTTGATGCCGTTGCCGACCAAATGGCCGACGCACGCTCAGGGCGGTCGGTCGATTATCAGCTCAGGTTCGAATCGGCGCAGACGCTGTTCGCCGAGCTGACCTCCCAACGGCTGGAGCTTCTCGATCACCTGCGGCGCATCGGTCCGTGCCATGCCGAGGAACTGGCTGCCAAGCTGCCGGTCGCAGGCGATCCCCAAGTGTTATCGCAGCATCTCGACCGACTCGAAACCCTTGGTTTACTAGAGCGCAACGAGGATGGCACCTTGTCCGTCCCCTTTACCTCCATCGAAATTATTCTGCCCCTGGCACGAGTTGCGTAG
- a CDS encoding toxin-antitoxin system TumE family protein, translating to MAATLLARAKEVRDNGSIVEVVIWELPKPLPPCRHRYKYRLFFGTRDRCRVRYDNERGKGDHRHFASEEQPYPFTTLDQIIADFRADIARWESPK from the coding sequence ATGGCCGCAACCTTACTGGCTCGTGCAAAAGAGGTTCGTGATAACGGCTCCATCGTGGAAGTGGTTATTTGGGAGCTGCCAAAACCGCTGCCGCCCTGCCGGCATCGCTACAAATATCGCTTGTTTTTTGGAACGCGCGACAGGTGCCGGGTCCGTTACGACAATGAACGTGGAAAAGGGGATCATCGGCATTTCGCCAGCGAGGAGCAGCCTTACCCGTTCACAACGCTCGATCAAATTATCGCAGATTTTCGCGCCGATATCGCTCGCTGGGAGTCGCCAAAATGA
- a CDS encoding DUF4143 domain-containing protein translates to MDDAGAYHGQLLNFSELGRSFGAADTTIRGYLDILEATFMVRLLQPWHENIGKRQVKAPKLFLRDSGLLHTIIGISDYDALLHHPKLGGSWGGIRTGGDCPQSRA, encoded by the coding sequence CTGGATGATGCTGGCGCATATCATGGCCAGCTGCTCAATTTCTCCGAGCTTGGTCGGTCATTCGGCGCTGCGGACACGACCATACGCGGCTATCTCGACATCCTCGAGGCGACATTCATGGTGCGCCTGCTTCAGCCTTGGCACGAGAACATCGGCAAACGCCAAGTGAAGGCGCCGAAGCTGTTCCTGCGCGATTCCGGACTGCTACACACGATAATCGGCATCAGTGACTATGATGCGCTACTGCATCACCCCAAGCTCGGCGGATCCTGGGGGGGGATTCGCACTGGAGGAGACTGTCCGCAGTCTCGAGCTTGA
- a CDS encoding SEL1-like repeat protein, protein MGAAAQRELGLLFLALTQPERAAHWLHLAAAQADADAMQWLGKLHARGECVEQDETKAIEWIKKAAEHGHVIARRQVAELGL, encoded by the coding sequence GTGGGCGCCGCCGCCCAGCGCGAACTGGGACTGCTGTTCCTGGCGCTTACGCAACCCGAGCGTGCGGCCCACTGGCTGCACCTGGCCGCCGCGCAAGCGGATGCCGATGCCATGCAGTGGCTCGGCAAGCTCCATGCGCGCGGCGAGTGTGTGGAGCAAGACGAGACCAAGGCCATTGAGTGGATCAAAAAAGCCGCAGAGCATGGCCATGTGATCGCGCGGCGGCAGGTGGCGGAGTTGGGGCTCTAA
- a CDS encoding PIN domain-containing protein, protein MIDGLLAATAQVHGLTLVTRNVKDVERSGVSVLNPFSDAAAS, encoded by the coding sequence GTGATCGATGGCCTGCTGGCCGCGACGGCGCAGGTCCATGGCTTGACCCTGGTGACCCGCAATGTAAAGGATGTCGAGCGCAGTGGCGTGTCAGTGCTCAATCCCTTTTCTGACGCGGCAGCTTCTTGA
- a CDS encoding type II toxin-antitoxin system PemK/MazF family toxin codes for MRGDFVTVAMQGDFGKPRPALVIQADQFSEHGTVTLLPLTSALVDAPLLRITIDPSPENGLQKPSQVMLDKAVTVRRDKIGAVFGRIDANAMVEVDRCLAVFLGIAK; via the coding sequence ATGCGCGGCGATTTCGTCACCGTCGCCATGCAGGGCGATTTCGGCAAACCGCGACCTGCGCTGGTCATCCAAGCTGACCAGTTCAGCGAGCACGGGACTGTCACATTGTTGCCACTTACCAGCGCGCTTGTTGATGCGCCGCTATTGCGCATCACCATTGATCCTAGCCCGGAAAATGGCTTGCAAAAGCCATCACAGGTGATGCTGGATAAAGCTGTGACGGTGAGGCGCGACAAGATCGGAGCTGTCTTCGGGCGCATTGATGCGAATGCGATGGTGGAGGTTGATCGTTGTCTAGCAGTGTTCTTGGGTATCGCAAAATAA
- a CDS encoding antitoxin MazE family protein, producing MASTNARAQKHRDALRRAGLRPVQIWVPDTRRSDFAEECRRQSRLVSQSDMADTDMQQLLDDALAGLDAWVE from the coding sequence ATGGCAAGCACGAACGCAAGAGCTCAAAAGCACCGCGATGCACTGCGCAGGGCTGGACTTCGTCCGGTGCAAATTTGGGTGCCGGATACACGACGGTCAGACTTTGCCGAAGAATGTCGCCGCCAGTCTCGCCTTGTATCCCAATCGGACATGGCCGACACGGACATGCAGCAGCTCTTGGATGACGCCTTGGCTGGTCTGGATGCTTGGGTTGAGTAA
- a CDS encoding type II toxin-antitoxin system Phd/YefM family antitoxin — protein MPTSTWSLQDAKNRFSAVVDAALLGQPQWVTRRGKPVSVILSVEAYERLRQCEQATAPSFSALLLQLPQDDQAFERLSVQQRDVEL, from the coding sequence ATGCCAACCTCGACATGGTCTTTACAAGATGCCAAAAATCGCTTTAGTGCCGTGGTTGACGCGGCTTTGCTTGGCCAACCACAGTGGGTCACGCGACGCGGCAAACCCGTCAGTGTCATCCTGTCTGTCGAGGCCTACGAACGATTACGGCAGTGCGAACAGGCCACCGCCCCCTCGTTTTCTGCACTGCTGCTGCAATTGCCGCAGGATGACCAGGCGTTTGAGCGATTATCCGTTCAACAGCGGGATGTGGAACTCTGA